The genomic interval AGGGTTGAGGGCAGCCGCGGCGGAACCGCCACACCCCGCCGATTATCCGTGTCTATCTGCGTCCATCTGTGTTCGAGTTGACAAAACCCGCATAAACATTGGGTTTCTTGCGCCGTTGGACGGCCACTGTCAGTGGCACTGCCAGCCACGCGGCGGTGTGATTCACACTCCGGCACCAGCCCGCTGAAACTTGCCCACGACGCGCTAACGCGTCGCGCGGAACTGTTGCATGATGCAGCCCCATGCCACATGAAAAACAAATACACCCTGTTCCGGCGCGGTGAGGTGTTCCACCTCCAAGACAGCGCGACCGGCAAGCAGACGAGCCTGCGCACCAAGGACGAGACCGAGGCCCGCAGTCTCTTGAACGCGCGCAACGAAGCGCAGCGCCAGCCGGTGCTCAATCTGCATCTGGCCCGCGCTTATTGGATCTATGCGCGAGACAAACGCCGGGCTGAAGCCGGCGAATGGCGGGTGCCGGAAGCCCGGCTTCACTTCCTGGATTTGCTGGGCGGCTGGCCGGGAGGGTTTCTGGCCCAGCGCCGTTTGCGTCACAAATGTTCCAAAGGCAGCTATCAGTTTATGTTTTGGCTGATCGTGCTCGCCTGGCAGTTCGCCGCGTGTGATTCGCTCCAGAGCTGGCAGTTTTTGAAGGCAACCGAAAACTGGATTGAACGCACGCGGGCGGTCGAGCAGCGAAGATGAACCTGATACAATCCCGAATCGTCGGCAGACTGCAACTTTCACCGCCGCTGCGCTCGATTCGCTGAAAGTCGCAGACTGCCGACGGGACTTCAGTGA from Verrucomicrobiia bacterium carries:
- a CDS encoding DUF1294 domain-containing protein gives rise to the protein MKNKYTLFRRGEVFHLQDSATGKQTSLRTKDETEARSLLNARNEAQRQPVLNLHLARAYWIYARDKRRAEAGEWRVPEARLHFLDLLGGWPGGFLAQRRLRHKCSKGSYQFMFWLIVLAWQFAACDSLQSWQFLKATENWIERTRAVEQRR